One Amaranthus tricolor cultivar Red isolate AtriRed21 chromosome 1, ASM2621246v1, whole genome shotgun sequence DNA window includes the following coding sequences:
- the LOC130797227 gene encoding transcription factor bHLH143-like, protein MFELSGSRLYQQRPPWELSGSTDCMIAPIEHRQHEFLPASLNPYRVSADLGLHEFGFYGLLERGLTTDGNGSIQKSFPYIQASLPQNQYPGERSPLFPAQINEKPTSLEQPSAQQKKFLIFDRSGNETRLIYSSLHPRVENLTTPLGSAWNPPEKSVGVYHHYLADKQGIIAEQAWTRTPALCEESGENEIIDEFDEMREDSQEINALLFSEDYDDDDDHDDCNGEEDDEVSSGHSPLARNRESEKPEDQSQEVENDLDTEGASSARSSKRQKNLHGEYNNRLQQGLAYEGVRDFIGALDEGVCPSVGNKRDRKDKIHDTLRVLERLIPGLKSKDPLIILDKAIDYLKCLKYNAESMSTEDL, encoded by the coding sequence ATGTTTGAGCTGAGCGGCTCTCGGCTTTATCAGCAAAGGCCCCCTTGGGAATTGTCTGGTTCCACGGATTGCATGATTGCACCTATTGAACACAGGCAACACGAGTTTTTGCCTGCTTCGTTAAACCCTTACAGGGTATCAGCAGACTTGGGTTTGCATGAATTCGGATTCTATGGCTTGCTCGAAAGAGGCCTTACTACTGACGGTAATGGCTCGATACAGAAATCCTTTCCGTACATTCAAGCCTCACTTCCTCAAAATCAATATCCTGGGGAACGGAGTCCTTTGTTCCCCGCTCAAATTAATGAGAAACCAACTTCACTTGAACAGCCTTCTGCGCAACAGAAGAAGTTTCTCATATTTGATCGGTCAGGAAACGAAACTAGGTTAATCTATAGTTCTCTGCATCCTCGGGTGGAGAATCTGACTACTCCACTGGGTTCTGCTTGGAATCCACCTGAAAAGTCAGTTGGTGTGTACCACCACTATCTTGCTGATAAACAAGGAATAATTGCGGAACAAGCTTGGACTAGGACTCCCGCTCTTTGTGAGGAATCGGGTGAGAACGAAATCATCGATGAATTCGATGAAATGCGTGAAGACTCGCAAGAAATCAATGCCTTGCTTTTTTCTGaggattatgatgatgatgatgaccatGACGATTGTAATGGTGAGGAAGACGATGAAGTAAGCTCTGGTCACTCCCCATTAGCCCGAAACAGAGAATCTGAAAAGCCAGAGGACCAATCGCAAGAGGTTGAAAATGATCTTGATACTGAAGGGGCTAGTTCAGCGAGATCTTCCAAACGTCAGAAGAACCTTCATGGTGAATATAATAATAGACTACAACAAGGTCTAGCATACGAGGGTGTCCGGGATTTTATTGGTGCTCTTGATGAGGGAGTGTGCCCTTCGGTTGGAAACAAACGTGATAGAAAGGATAAAATCCATGATACGTTGAGAGTCCTTGAGAGATTAATTCCTGGTTTAAAGAGCAAGGATCCATTAATCATCCTCGATAAAGCAATCGATTATCTGAAATGCTTGAAGTACAATGCTGAATCCATGTCAACAGAAGACCTCTGA
- the LOC130797221 gene encoding root phototropism protein 3-like isoform X2: MTEDLEEGNLIFKTEAFLSYVVLSSWRDSTIVLKSCEKLSPWAENLQIVRRCSESIAWKACANPKGIRWNYTGRPAKGSSPKWNDLNDSSPSRAVHVPPDWWFEDVSILRIDHFVRVITAIKVKGMRFELIGASIMQYASKWIPGIVKDGGGESTLDELTSSGGGVGSWKGGLHMVVSRNKEDSGIVKAKDQRMIIESLISIIPPQKDSVSCSFLLRLLRMANKLKVSPALVTELEKRVGMQFEQATLSDLLIPSYNKGETMYDVDLVQRLLEHFLVQEQTECASSPSRQYTDKNMYEESQKAGVSNAKVRVAKLVDSYLTEIARDRNLSLTKFQVLAEALPESARTCDDGLYRAIDSYLKAHPALSEHERKRLCRVMDCQKLSIDACMHAAQNERLPLRVVVQVLFSEQVKISNAIANNSLKDGAGDAQFQPMVSTRKTLLEETPQSFQEGWETAKKDINTLKFELETVKTKYVELQNEMESLQKQFDKMVVKPKLHSYSSSAWTSGWKKLSRLAKMSHMDTHYDVSDQPVAEQTRKTPRRWRNSIS; encoded by the exons ATGACAGAAGATCTTGAAGAAGGAAATCTCATTTTCAAAACTGAAGCCTTCTTAAGCTATGTTGTTCTTTCATCTTGGAGAGACTCCACCATTGTTTTAAAGAGTTGTGAGAAGCTCTCGCCTTGGGCGGAAAACCTCCAAATCGTACGAAGGTGTAGCGAGTCTATTGCTTGGAAAGCCTGTGCAAATCCTAAGGGTATAAGGTGGAATTACACAGGAAGACCTGCAAAGGGTTCTAGTCCTAAATGGAATGATCTTAATGACTCGAGCCCTAGTAGGGCGGTTCACGTGCCTCCGGATTGGTGGTTTGAGGATGTCTCGATCCTAAGGATCGATCATTTTGTTCGTGTAATAACAGCCATTAAGGTTAAAGGAATGAGATTCGAGCTTATTGGAGCTTCGATTATGCAATATGCATCTAAATGGATACCGGGTATTGTTAAAGATGGTGGCGGTGAGTCCACACTGGACGAGCTCACTAGTAGTGGTGGTGGAGTCGGAAGCTGGAAAGGCGGGCTCCACATGGTAGTCTCGAGGAACAAGGAAGATTCTGGAATAGTTAAAGCAAAAGATCAAAGAATGATCATTGAGAGCCTGATTAGTATAATCCCCCCACAAAAGGACAGTGTTTCGTGCAGCTTCCTATTAAGGCTTCTTCGGATGGCTAACAAGCTAAAGGTGTCCCCCGCGTTAGTCACTGAGCTCGAGAAGCGTGTTGGTATGCAGTTCGAGCAAGCTACCTTATCAGATCTTCTTATACCATCGTATAACAAGGGTGAGACGATGTATGATGTGGATTTAGTTCAGAGACTTCTCGAGCATTTCTTAGTGCAGGAACAGACCGAGTGTGCAAGTAGTCCTAGCAGACAGTATACAGATAAAAATATGTACGAGGAAAGTCAAAAAGCCGGTGTTTCTAACGCTAAGGTACGAGTTGCAAAGCTCGTTGACAGTTACTTAACTGAGATTGCTCGGGATAGGAATCTCTCGCTTACCAAGTTCCAAGTCCTGGCCGAGGCTCTCCCTGAATCTGCACGAACTTGTGATGATGGGCTGTACAGGGCTATCGACTCCTATCTCAAG GCACACCCTGCACTATCAGAACACGAAAGAAAAAGATTATGTCGAGTGATGGACTGTCAAAAACTGTCTATCGATGCTTGTATGCATGCAGCACAGAATGAGCGGCTTCCCTTAAGGGTAGTGGTGCAAGTCCTTTTCTCCGAGCAGGTCAAGATAAGCAATGCAATAGCCAATAACAGCCTAAAAGACGGTGCAGGAGATGCACAATTTCAGCCCATGGTCTCAACCCGAAAGACCCTTCTAGAAGAGACACCGCAGTCATTCCAAGAAGGATGGGAAACCGCAAAGAAAGACATTAACACCCTCAAGTTTGAGCTTGAAACAGTGAAAACAAAATATGTTGAGCTCCAAAATGAGATGGAGAGTTTACAAAAACAATTCGATAAGATGGTCGTGAAGCCAAAATTGCATTCTTATTCATCTTCAGCATGGACTAGTGGGTGGAAGAAATTGAGTAGACTTGCAAAAATGAGTCATATGGATACTCATTATGATGTGTCTGATCAGCCTGTTGCAGAACAGACTAGGAAAACCCCAAGAAGGTGGAGGAACTCCATTTCTTGA